From the genome of Fibrobacter sp. UWH6:
AGCCGACGGCTTCGATCTTGGCAATGTAAATGCCGGATCCGTTGCTGTTGAAGGTGAGGCTGTTGGAACCGAAGGGTGCGCCGGATTCATCTTTTTCGTTTGTTAGAGGAATGGTGACTTCGCTCCATTCGGAACCGCTTGCGTCGTTGCCGTACTGGTAGCTAGTCCATTCGGATCCGCCTGCGCCGCCGATGTTCACGGAGTTGGTGGAATCCACGCCGCGCATGGTGATGACGAGGTCGCTGCAGACCTGGAGAGGATCGTAGACGAGGGCCATGTCGCTCAGGGCGTAAACGCCGTGCTGGTAACCGCAGTCATCCTGATTGCAACCTGCCAAGGGAAGCTTGACGTACTGGGACACGCCGTCCAGCGGGGTGGTGACCAGGGTGCCTTCGAATTCGCCACTCCACTTACCGGCGGAGGTTTCCTTGCTGAAGTCTACGATGGTAATGCTGGAGGGAATGTTGCTGCCGCCATTGCCGCCTTCTTCAATGGGGGCGTCTTCGCAGTTGCCGATATTGGCGCCAGCACTCATGGTGTAGACCAAGGTGGTGATGGAACGGGCCGGAAGATTGTAGCTGACGCTAGTTGTGATTTCCTTGCTCTTGGCTCCGCTCTCTACAGACTGAACTGCGTAGATGGCGTTGTAGCCATTGATGCTGGGAGCGTTCAGGCTTACGGGGGAGTTGGCGGTGTTGATGGCGATGACGGAGATGGAATCGCAACCTACACTACGGAAGGCTACCACCTTGAGTTCATCCTGGTCGGAAGTACTGGTGATGACGCGTGCGTTGGGATTTACGAACTTGGAGTAGTGTCGCATGGCGTGGTACTCCGGTGCGATAACGATTTCGTCCTTGGTGCAGTTGCCCCAGTTGGCGGCGCAAACGCCGATGAACTGACCCTTTTCGCCCCAGTACAGTTCCCAGGCGATGTAGGCGTTGAGCTTGCCGCTGGTGAAACCGACTTGCATGATGTGGGCGAGGCCGACCATGTCTGCTTCGCGGATGTCATTTTCCATGGTGCAGAATTCGGTCATGATCAAGGGCTTGGTATCGCTACCCCAGCGGGAGGCGATGGAACTCATGGGCTTGCGGAAATTTTCCGGGTTCAGGTAGTTCTGTCCGGAGTTGTCGTTACCGTCGCCGGCGTGGTACAGATGGTAGGCGTAGCCTCCCAGCTTACTGTCGTCCAGCTTGGCCATGTAGTTCTGGAAATTGTTGAAGCCGATGCCCAGCGGTTCGGGGCCGATAATCTTGGGCGGGTTAGCCAGGCTGTTCAGGGAGTCGCTCACTGCCTGAAGTGCTTTGTCGTAACCGGCGATGCCATCCTTTTCGGACGGTTCGAAAAGCGTTTCTTCGTACTCGGCGTTCATGTCCGGTTCGTTCTGCAGGGAGATGTAATCCGGTGCGATGCCCATGGCTTCGTAGGCCTGGTAGGAAGTTTTCCACCAGTGTGCGAAGTCGGCGTATACGAAGGCACCGTAGGGGTCGGTGGATGAAGTCTTGAGGGTGTTGTTCTTCTTGTCGCCGTTGCCTGCGCTACCATTGATGCTGTTGCTGGGCTTGAGGCTCGGAGGGGCGCTCCAGGAAGACATTTCGATTTTCAGCTTGTTGCCGAGGCGCTGTCTTGCGGCCTTGATGATCGCGGCGTCGTTGGCCAGGCTCTTTTCGCTGTCCTGCTTCCAGTTGCCGATACGCAGGATGGAAAGATTTAGACCGGTAAAGGCTGTATCGTAAAATGCTTGCTGGGTAGCATTACCCATGGCGGTAACCCAGTCCTGGTAGTAAACGCTACCGGCTCCGAATCCAAGAATTTTTTGCTTGGTGTCGGCAGGGTCTACGGTAATCGTTGCGGCAGATGCAACTACAGCGGAAGCCAAAGCTGCGGGTACTAATTTCCTGATCATGTTGTTTCCTTTCTATACACCAAGACAAAAATAATTTTTTTGTATTTGCAATGGAAAAACGTTAAACTAAAAGTAAGAACGTAAAAAACGGCCCGTTATAAACGGACCGTCCTTTCGAAATTCTTGGTCCCAAATTTTTTTATAGGGCCCGTTTTTTCCTAAATAGGCTCCAGGAGCCAATTATTTAGGCCTACTTTTTAATAGGCTCCAGGAGCCAATCATTTAGGCCTACTTTTTAATAGGCTCCGTCGCCCTTGAACACGACCTTGAATGTCTTGAGGATGAGCTTGATGTCGTCGCCCAGCTTGCCGTCGCGGCGGATGTAGTCGTTGTCCAGGCGCATCTGACCTTCGAAGCTAATGTTGCTTCGGCCGCTGACCTGCCAGATGCAGGTAAGGCCCGGTGTGACGGACAGACGCATACGGTGCCACGGTTCGTACTCAGCCACTTCCGAGGGAATAGGCGGTCGCGGACCGACGATACTCATGTCTCCCTTGATGATGTTGAAGAACTGAGGCAGTTCGTCGAGGCTGAACTTGCGGAGAACTCTGCCGAAGGGGTAGATTCTCGGGTCGTTCTTCATCTTGAAGGTCTTGCCGCCGGTTTCGTTCAGCTTCATCAGTTCCTTCTTGCGTTCTTCGGCGTCGGCGTACATGCTGCGGAACTTGTACATGGTAAACAGTTTGCCGTTCTTGCCTACGCGGACCTGCTTAAAGATGACAGGACCCTTGGGATCGCTGATCTTGACTGCGGCGGCGCAGAACAGAAGCAAGGGGGAACAGAGAACGATGGCTGCGCTGGTGCAGACCACATCCACGATGCGCTTGATAATGTGGCGGAAACGGATGCGGTGGGGGTGCTGCCAGATATGGTCCAGGTTCAGGCGCTGCAACGAGAAGAAACTTCCGTTGGTGCTGTTGAACTCGTCAAGCTTGGCCTGCATTTCCAGGTTGTTCTTTTCCTGGGAACCCATATAGAGGTGGGCTTCGAAAATGGGTTTTCTGGGCTTGATTCGCAGGGACTGGATGAGGCCGGCGTCGTTCAGCTTATGGAGGATTTCCTTACGGATGGACTCCAGGGTTGACATGTCGGAGTTCAACAGGATGATACCAAGGCCGTTTCCGTCGGGGAGGTAGCCGAGGACATCAATGAACCTCAAATGGGAGAACATGGTGAGTATGCTGATTCGCCATGTGTTTTCTACGGTCTGGTTGGGGCTGCCCCAGCCAAAAAAATCGTACTGATGAGCGTAAATCTTGATGTAAAGGAATGGCTTGCAGGTTCGGTTTGCACGAAGGAATTCCTCGTTGAGACGGGCTCTGAACAATCGTGCTGGATACACGATGTTCTTCAATTTCTGCTCGTCGAGAATAGAACCGATTGCCGGATTTACAGATTGCTGATCCATGGACGCAAATATAAAAAAAGAAGAATTTACTTCGGTGTAGCCAAAAGGGGTAAGGGTTTGTAATTGGCTGTTTTAAGGAAAAAACTCCAAAAAACATTTTATTAATTTGTATGAACATAAAGGTTTGCTGCAGAATAGGGACGTTATACCGGTAAAATAGGACGTTCGAAGGGCCTGCTTTCGTGAAGAAAAGCGGAACTTTTCTAATTTTGGGCTGTATAATTTTAAAATGGAGACGCTCTATGTTGCGTATTGGTCTTATTGGTACAGGTACCGTCGGTGGCGGTGTTATTCAGATTTTGGAACAGAAGATTGCCGAATACAAGGAAAAGCTCGGTGTCGAAATGGAACTGGCTTGCATTTGCGCCAAGTCCGACGAAGAAGTGGCTCCCTTCAAGGCTAAGGGCTACAAGACCTCTACCAATGCCGACGAAATGATCGCTTCCAACGACATTGACGTGTTGGTGGAACTGGCTGGTGGCTACAATATGCCCCGCAGGTGGATCCTGGCTGCCCTGGAAAGTGGCAAGCATGTGGTTACCGCTAACAAGGCTTTGCTGGCTAAGTACGGTCACGAAATTTTCCCGCTGGCTGCAAAGAAGGGTTTGCATGTTCTGTTTGAAGCTGCTGTCGGTGGTGGCATTCCTATTATCCGTAGCCTCCAGGAAGGCCTGCTGGGCTCTACCGTCGAAAACCTGAGCTGCATCATTAACGGTACTTGTAACTATATCCTGTCCCGTATGGCTGAAGAAGGCCTGGACTTCGATGTGGTTCTTAAGGATGCTCAGCGTCTCGGTTTTGCTGAAGCCGATCCTACCTTTGATATTGAAGGTATCGACTCCGCTCACAAGACTGCTCTCCTGGCTTCTCTCTGCAGCGGCCACCGCGTAGACTTTGAAAAGATTCACGTGACCGGTATTTCCAAGATTACCGCCCAGGATATCGCCATCGCCAAGGAACTTGGCTGCTGCGTGAAGCTTCTGGGTATCTACCGCCGTGAAGGCGATCGCGTGGACGCCCGTGTCCATCCGTGCCTGGTTCCCATGGAACATCAGCTGTCTAGTGTGAACCGCGTTCTGAACGCTGTCTACCTGCAGTGCGATAATCTGGGTGAAACTTTGCAGACTGGTGCCGGTGCTGGCCGCCTGCCTACTGCCTCCGCCGTTGTAGCCGACCTGGTTTCCCTGGCCCGCTCCACCGACTGCGGTTCCCGCAAGGCTCTGCCCATGGGCTGGTTCAACGTTGAAAATTCTGCGACCCTGGTTCCCATTTCCGAAACCAGCGCCCGCTACTACCTGCGCTTCACTTCCCGTGATGCTTGCGGCGTTCTGGCTAAGATCACCAAGATCCTGGCCGATAATAACATTTCCATCGAAACCATCATCCAGAAGAACGTCAAGGATCCGGGTAAGGTTTCTGTGGTTGTCATTACCGAATGCACCCAGGACAGCAAGGCCCAGAAGGCAGTGGATGCCATCGACGCTCTCGCTGAAATCGTGGAAAAGAGCCAGGTTATCCGCTTCTTGGCTTAAACGCTTTAGGATGGTTCCCGTCACGGGTTGATGGGAACCTTTCCTCTTGTTTACTTCTTCCGTTGGATTGTGTATGATTCGAGCGACCACATTGGAACGTATGCTTGTTGTCCTGTCGGACTTTGTTGCGTTGTCCATTTGCTTTGGCTTGGCCTTCTGGGTGCAGTTCCACAGTGGGTGGATTGCTGACAAGTTTGATCCTAGCCGAGCTTTTGCTGATTACTACCACATGGGCATTGTGCTTAATGTGGGGTGGCTCTTTCTGTTTGTTTGCGCGGGACTTTATCGTTCCTGGCTTCTGCAGTCTAGGACTCATCAGATTTTGCGGGTGCTGCGTGCGGTGGTCCTTGGAATTATCCTGGTGATTCTTTGCCTGTTCGGTGCGGAATTCCTGGGCAAGGTTATGTCTAACGAACCCTTGAACAGCGGTTATCTGTATGGATCTCGCTTCCCCTGGATTTTTATATACGGTGGTTTTGCACTTTGCCTGGTGGTCAGTTTTAGAATGATCATCTACCAGTGCCTTCGCGGTCTGTTGCGTCTCGGTTATGGTGCCAATAACATTCTGGTACTTGGTGCAACCGAGGCTGGTCGCAAGATTGCCGAAGAACTCGCCAAGACGCCTCAGCGTGGTCAGCGTGTTATTGGTTTTGTCGATGAACGTTATCAGGTCATGGACAAGGAATTTGCCGGTGTCCCCGTTCTTGGTAAGTATTCTGACTTGCCCGCGTTGATTAAGAGTAAGAAGGTT
Proteins encoded in this window:
- a CDS encoding homoserine dehydrogenase, giving the protein MLRIGLIGTGTVGGGVIQILEQKIAEYKEKLGVEMELACICAKSDEEVAPFKAKGYKTSTNADEMIASNDIDVLVELAGGYNMPRRWILAALESGKHVVTANKALLAKYGHEIFPLAAKKGLHVLFEAAVGGGIPIIRSLQEGLLGSTVENLSCIINGTCNYILSRMAEEGLDFDVVLKDAQRLGFAEADPTFDIEGIDSAHKTALLASLCSGHRVDFEKIHVTGISKITAQDIAIAKELGCCVKLLGIYRREGDRVDARVHPCLVPMEHQLSSVNRVLNAVYLQCDNLGETLQTGAGAGRLPTASAVVADLVSLARSTDCGSRKALPMGWFNVENSATLVPISETSARYYLRFTSRDACGVLAKITKILADNNISIETIIQKNVKDPGKVSVVVITECTQDSKAQKAVDAIDALAEIVEKSQVIRFLA
- a CDS encoding glycoside hydrolase family 30 beta sandwich domain-containing protein; translated protein: MIRKLVPAALASAVVASAATITVDPADTKQKILGFGAGSVYYQDWVTAMGNATQQAFYDTAFTGLNLSILRIGNWKQDSEKSLANDAAIIKAARQRLGNKLKIEMSSWSAPPSLKPSNSINGSAGNGDKKNNTLKTSSTDPYGAFVYADFAHWWKTSYQAYEAMGIAPDYISLQNEPDMNAEYEETLFEPSEKDGIAGYDKALQAVSDSLNSLANPPKIIGPEPLGIGFNNFQNYMAKLDDSKLGGYAYHLYHAGDGNDNSGQNYLNPENFRKPMSSIASRWGSDTKPLIMTEFCTMENDIREADMVGLAHIMQVGFTSGKLNAYIAWELYWGEKGQFIGVCAANWGNCTKDEIVIAPEYHAMRHYSKFVNPNARVITSTSDQDELKVVAFRSVGCDSISVIAINTANSPVSLNAPSINGYNAIYAVQSVESGAKSKEITTSVSYNLPARSITTLVYTMSAGANIGNCEDAPIEEGGNGGSNIPSSITIVDFSKETSAGKWSGEFEGTLVTTPLDGVSQYVKLPLAGCNQDDCGYQHGVYALSDMALVYDPLQVCSDLVITMRGVDSTNSVNIGGAGGSEWTSYQYGNDASGSEWSEVTIPLTNEKDESGAPFGSNSLTFNSNGSGIYIAKIEAVGCGTTSIHSNYKYAFNDNHMQAKLFDLNGNLLWTGTKNQALNDNGTLRLDVRQGTYILKTSSSSIRAVKK
- a CDS encoding sugar transferase; this encodes MDQQSVNPAIGSILDEQKLKNIVYPARLFRARLNEEFLRANRTCKPFLYIKIYAHQYDFFGWGSPNQTVENTWRISILTMFSHLRFIDVLGYLPDGNGLGIILLNSDMSTLESIRKEILHKLNDAGLIQSLRIKPRKPIFEAHLYMGSQEKNNLEMQAKLDEFNSTNGSFFSLQRLNLDHIWQHPHRIRFRHIIKRIVDVVCTSAAIVLCSPLLLFCAAAVKISDPKGPVIFKQVRVGKNGKLFTMYKFRSMYADAEERKKELMKLNETGGKTFKMKNDPRIYPFGRVLRKFSLDELPQFFNIIKGDMSIVGPRPPIPSEVAEYEPWHRMRLSVTPGLTCIWQVSGRSNISFEGQMRLDNDYIRRDGKLGDDIKLILKTFKVVFKGDGAY